A single region of the Hyphomonas adhaerens MHS-3 genome encodes:
- a CDS encoding efflux RND transporter periplasmic adaptor subunit encodes MNRSTIIAATILFVIVAYFGLRSVMRGSISSHKEEPVAESVADVPSAVIETLNAEPHMMRVKAKGRTEPDKIVTVKAGTTGTVVSTPAKEGSFVRAGTLLCGLDVEARSARVKEAEAQRASAEVSYQAAASLAEKGLGPVNQATAAKAQLDAAEAAVNAAKVELGKTQIRAPFDGIFETRLAEAGDFLSPGQACGVLVDMDPVIISVQVSEAVAGKLKVGMTGDALLADGRSFPATLRYVARTASETTRTFLVEAALDTGDAIVAAGVTSQLVLPVGNVQAMKISAGLLTLSDAGQMGIRYVDATDTVRFAEVTVIDETPNGAWITGLPDQADVIALGQDYLSEGANVKPVPAGGAQP; translated from the coding sequence GTGAACCGCTCGACTATCATCGCCGCAACGATCCTCTTTGTCATCGTAGCCTATTTCGGGCTGCGTAGCGTCATGCGTGGCAGCATCTCTTCTCACAAGGAAGAACCCGTGGCGGAAAGCGTCGCCGACGTGCCATCCGCCGTGATTGAAACACTCAATGCCGAACCGCACATGATGCGGGTCAAGGCCAAGGGCCGGACTGAGCCGGACAAGATCGTGACGGTCAAAGCCGGCACCACCGGCACCGTCGTGTCGACTCCGGCCAAGGAAGGCAGCTTTGTGAGGGCCGGCACACTGCTTTGCGGCCTCGACGTGGAGGCCCGTTCGGCCCGCGTGAAGGAAGCTGAAGCGCAACGCGCATCCGCCGAAGTCAGTTACCAGGCCGCCGCCAGCCTCGCTGAAAAAGGGCTGGGCCCGGTCAACCAGGCCACGGCCGCGAAAGCACAACTCGACGCGGCCGAAGCCGCCGTCAACGCAGCGAAAGTCGAACTGGGCAAGACGCAGATCCGCGCGCCGTTTGACGGGATTTTCGAAACCCGCCTCGCCGAGGCCGGCGATTTCCTTTCGCCCGGCCAAGCCTGCGGCGTGCTGGTGGACATGGATCCGGTGATCATCTCGGTACAGGTCTCCGAAGCGGTCGCCGGGAAACTGAAAGTCGGCATGACCGGTGACGCGCTGCTGGCCGACGGCCGCAGCTTCCCCGCAACGCTGCGCTATGTGGCCCGTACAGCCTCTGAAACGACGCGGACTTTCCTGGTTGAAGCGGCCCTCGACACCGGCGACGCCATCGTCGCGGCCGGGGTCACGTCGCAGCTGGTACTGCCGGTCGGCAATGTTCAGGCCATGAAGATTTCTGCCGGCCTGCTCACCCTGTCAGATGCCGGACAAATGGGCATTCGCTATGTCGACGCGACCGATACGGTCCGCTTCGCCGAGGTCACCGTGATCGACGAAACGCCGAACGGCGCCTGGATCACCGGCCTGCCGGACCAGGCTGACGTCATCGCGCTTGGCCAGGACTATCTGTCGGAAGGTGCCAATGTGAAACCGGTACCCGCTGGCGGGGCACAGCCATGA
- a CDS encoding zinc transporter ZntB produces the protein MEPGNNEPLLFGFGFDEAGLHTPLTWDEVLEGGHAKYKRVWLHLDRQSAQAQGWLYRKSGLDRLTVQALLQEETRPRAARHGHGYLINLRGPNLNEGADVEDLVTLRMWAGEDLLITLRARPVRSATDVRKLVEDGEIDTSTGALVAGLADRLTDRMEIVLDDFDDEADRYEDELLDPKARIDRSVLPEFRRRVLQVRRHITPQREALNTLVRDGAQSGLFSDQDLLFLRESADRITRLTELVENIRERSSVLYEEAIQSSTEETNQRLFVLAILSAVFLPISFVTGLFGVNLGGIPGAGNPVAFITLVIALALSVAGTLALLRWQRWI, from the coding sequence GTGGAGCCCGGAAACAATGAGCCGTTGCTTTTCGGCTTCGGCTTCGACGAGGCCGGGCTCCACACGCCCCTGACCTGGGATGAGGTTCTGGAAGGCGGGCATGCGAAGTACAAGCGCGTCTGGCTCCACCTCGACCGCCAGTCCGCACAGGCGCAGGGCTGGCTGTACCGCAAGAGTGGCCTGGACCGCCTGACCGTGCAGGCCCTGCTGCAGGAGGAGACCCGTCCGCGCGCCGCCCGTCACGGGCACGGCTACCTGATCAATTTGCGCGGCCCCAACCTCAATGAAGGAGCCGATGTCGAAGACCTCGTCACACTCCGCATGTGGGCCGGTGAGGACCTTCTGATCACCCTGCGCGCCCGCCCGGTGCGCTCGGCCACCGATGTCCGCAAGCTGGTGGAGGACGGCGAAATCGACACCTCCACCGGTGCGCTGGTCGCCGGCCTTGCCGACCGGCTGACCGACCGTATGGAAATCGTACTGGACGATTTCGACGACGAAGCCGACCGGTATGAAGACGAATTGCTGGACCCGAAAGCACGTATCGACCGGTCCGTGCTGCCGGAATTCCGGCGGCGGGTCCTGCAGGTGCGCCGCCACATCACGCCACAACGCGAAGCGTTGAATACGCTTGTCCGGGATGGCGCACAGTCCGGCCTGTTCAGCGACCAGGACCTGCTCTTCCTGCGCGAATCCGCAGACCGGATCACGCGGCTCACGGAACTGGTGGAAAACATCCGGGAACGCTCCAGTGTCCTGTATGAAGAAGCGATCCAGAGCAGCACGGAAGAAACCAATCAACGCCTGTTTGTGCTGGCGATCCTGTCGGCCGTCTTCCTCCCGATCAGTTTTGTGACCGGACTTTTTGGCGTCAATCTTGGCGGAATTCCGGGGGCTGGAAATCCCGTTGCCTTCATTACGCTGGTGATCGCCCTGGCCCTTTCCGTTGCTGGAACGCTGGCCCTATTGCGTTGGCAACGCTGGATTTAA
- a CDS encoding amidase family protein, which translates to MARITRRGVLLGGAAMGALAACGQTGTQTAPEAAVGTSATPAAAPVAPTSSAPAGWIDGTEMAARIASGETTSLAEVNAAIARTKAVNGQLNALATEIFDTARAEAGHTPAGPYQGVPTFIKDLHNWNGAQTWYGSRAFKGFDPGKDDPLPAKWRAEGVVVLGKSTSPEMGLMASTEALVTGETCNPWDTTRIVGGSSGGSAALVAARVVPFAHASDGGGSIRIPASTCGVFGLKPSRGQLPAHGPEAPPVDISVQHAVTISVRDSINLFRDTQTNDGTFAPLAPDLKPVGRRLKIGFTTDAPAGTPVAPETKAALEDVAKLCTDLGHEVVAWKPPFSGQEFIDHFLLYWAAGAAEFAQQASDYSGKPVGPDIIEPWTLGLTNMFLSRQDEMDATVAWLKNFESVYDTGFSDIDVLLTPTTGSPAVKLGEQAPTVDYEILYDRVITFAAFTAPMNVAGAASMSVPLAWTDGGLPVGAMFSGKRGDDPLLFELALELEQARPWAGKVPPVSAF; encoded by the coding sequence ATGGCACGGATTACGAGACGGGGCGTCTTGCTTGGCGGAGCCGCAATGGGCGCACTGGCCGCCTGCGGCCAGACCGGCACCCAAACAGCGCCTGAGGCGGCCGTCGGCACCTCGGCAACACCGGCCGCGGCACCTGTTGCACCCACCTCTTCCGCACCCGCCGGCTGGATTGACGGCACCGAAATGGCCGCCCGGATCGCAAGCGGAGAAACGACATCGCTCGCGGAAGTGAACGCTGCCATCGCCCGTACCAAGGCCGTCAACGGCCAGCTCAACGCGCTTGCCACAGAAATCTTCGACACCGCCCGCGCCGAAGCCGGCCACACACCTGCCGGCCCGTACCAGGGCGTCCCGACCTTCATCAAGGACCTGCACAACTGGAACGGTGCGCAAACCTGGTATGGCAGCCGTGCCTTCAAGGGCTTTGACCCCGGCAAGGACGATCCGCTGCCAGCCAAATGGCGCGCCGAAGGCGTCGTCGTCCTGGGCAAGTCGACCTCTCCGGAAATGGGCCTGATGGCATCCACGGAAGCCCTGGTGACCGGCGAGACCTGCAACCCATGGGATACGACGCGCATCGTTGGCGGCTCCTCCGGCGGCTCTGCTGCGCTGGTCGCTGCCCGCGTGGTGCCGTTCGCGCATGCCAGCGACGGCGGCGGCTCGATCCGTATTCCTGCGTCGACCTGCGGCGTCTTCGGCCTGAAGCCGTCCCGCGGACAGCTCCCGGCACACGGCCCCGAAGCCCCGCCGGTGGACATTTCGGTCCAGCATGCCGTCACCATTTCCGTGCGCGACTCGATCAACCTGTTCCGCGACACGCAGACCAATGACGGCACCTTTGCCCCGCTGGCGCCGGACCTGAAACCGGTTGGCCGCCGCCTGAAGATCGGTTTCACGACCGATGCCCCGGCTGGCACGCCGGTCGCGCCAGAGACGAAGGCCGCGTTGGAAGACGTTGCCAAACTCTGCACCGATCTCGGTCACGAAGTCGTTGCGTGGAAGCCGCCCTTCTCCGGTCAGGAATTCATCGATCACTTCCTGCTCTACTGGGCGGCCGGGGCGGCTGAATTCGCCCAACAGGCGAGCGACTATTCCGGCAAGCCGGTCGGCCCGGACATTATCGAGCCCTGGACCCTGGGCCTGACCAACATGTTCCTGTCCCGACAGGACGAGATGGACGCGACCGTCGCCTGGCTGAAGAATTTCGAGTCCGTATACGATACCGGGTTCTCCGACATCGACGTGCTGCTGACGCCGACGACCGGCAGCCCGGCCGTCAAACTCGGCGAACAGGCCCCGACGGTCGATTATGAAATCCTGTATGACCGCGTCATCACCTTTGCGGCATTCACCGCGCCGATGAACGTGGCTGGTGCGGCCTCGATGAGCGTGCCGCTGGCATGGACAGATGGCGGCCTGCCGGTCGGTGCGATGTTCTCGGGCAAGCGCGGCGATGACCCGCTCCTGTTCGAACTGGCGCTGGAACTGGAACAGGCCCGTCCGTGGGCCGGAAAAGTACCTCCGGTTTCCGCTTTCTAG
- a CDS encoding aminoglycoside phosphotransferase family protein, with the protein MTAGTPPAEIDITVALVRKLLQAQHPDLAGLPLEIAGEGWDNVMVRLGEDLVLRLPRRNVADQLLRNEQRWLPELAPRLPLPVPVPLRTGVPGEGYPYVWSVLRWIEGETADLAPPDASEAPVLAGFLKALHQTAPDGAPSSEVRGCPLGNRLENIERRMAVLAEETDAITSAIRQAWRAGLAAPIDLPRLWVAGDVHARNVLVRNGKFAAFIDWGDICAGDPASDLASIWGLFESADARRAAIDAYGMSEATLARARGWAVMYGVLLLETGRHDHPRHAKMGADTLRRLTEDLT; encoded by the coding sequence ATGACCGCAGGAACACCACCCGCCGAAATCGACATCACCGTTGCGCTGGTCCGGAAGCTGCTGCAGGCGCAGCACCCGGACCTCGCCGGTCTGCCCCTCGAAATCGCCGGGGAGGGGTGGGATAATGTGATGGTGCGCCTGGGCGAAGATCTTGTCCTGCGCCTGCCGCGCCGGAACGTGGCGGACCAGCTGCTGCGCAATGAGCAACGCTGGCTGCCGGAGCTGGCCCCGCGTTTGCCGCTGCCTGTGCCGGTCCCGCTGCGGACCGGCGTGCCGGGAGAGGGCTACCCTTATGTCTGGAGCGTGTTGCGCTGGATCGAAGGGGAGACAGCCGATCTTGCCCCGCCAGATGCGTCAGAGGCGCCGGTCCTCGCAGGTTTCCTGAAAGCCTTGCACCAGACAGCTCCTGACGGGGCCCCTTCCAGCGAGGTGCGTGGCTGCCCGCTCGGGAACAGGCTTGAGAACATAGAGCGGCGCATGGCTGTGCTGGCCGAGGAGACGGACGCGATTACATCGGCGATCCGGCAGGCATGGCGCGCGGGGCTTGCCGCGCCGATTGACCTGCCACGCCTGTGGGTAGCGGGCGATGTGCACGCCCGAAACGTCCTTGTGCGGAATGGGAAGTTCGCCGCGTTCATCGATTGGGGGGATATCTGCGCAGGCGATCCGGCGAGTGACCTCGCTTCGATCTGGGGCCTGTTCGAATCTGCCGATGCCCGGCGCGCGGCAATCGACGCCTATGGCATGAGCGAGGCCACACTCGCCCGAGCGCGTGGCTGGGCCGTTATGTATGGGGTCCTCCTGCTGGAGACGGGCCGGCACGACCATCCCCGTCATGCGAAGATGGGCGCCGACACGCTCCGCAGGTTGACCGAAGACCTTACTTGA
- a CDS encoding superoxide dismutase family protein codes for MISRIALLGSAIALGACASVAQATPQDAGNETPPATTEDAAPAMPMDMMDHEGMTEDMPGPDEGVFPSMGHGTADMIGLEGESIGSANLIDGPNGMLIRLELAPGSLEPGWHGIHLHATGDCSDIGMYKMSGGHVGKMEGGHGLLNPKGPENGDLPNIWAAADGSAGYEAFTTLDTLGALVEGDGSAIIIHEGEDDHMTQPIGGAGARVACGVIK; via the coding sequence ATGATCAGCCGCATTGCCCTACTCGGATCCGCCATCGCCCTCGGCGCCTGCGCGAGCGTCGCTCAGGCAACGCCGCAGGACGCAGGAAACGAGACACCGCCTGCCACCACTGAAGACGCCGCCCCCGCCATGCCGATGGACATGATGGACCACGAAGGCATGACGGAAGACATGCCCGGCCCGGACGAAGGCGTTTTCCCGAGCATGGGCCACGGCACCGCCGACATGATCGGCCTTGAAGGCGAAAGCATCGGGTCTGCCAACCTGATCGACGGCCCGAACGGGATGCTCATCCGCCTCGAACTGGCCCCCGGCAGCCTCGAACCCGGCTGGCACGGCATTCACCTCCACGCCACCGGCGACTGTTCGGATATCGGCATGTACAAGATGTCCGGCGGCCATGTCGGCAAGATGGAAGGCGGCCACGGCCTGCTGAATCCCAAGGGACCGGAAAATGGCGACCTGCCGAACATCTGGGCCGCTGCCGATGGCTCGGCCGGATATGAAGCCTTCACCACGCTCGACACGCTGGGTGCCCTCGTCGAGGGAGACGGCTCTGCGATCATCATCCACGAAGGCGAAGACGATCACATGACCCAGCCGATCGGCGGGGCCGGCGCCCGCGTCGCCTGCGGCGTGATCAAGTAA
- a CDS encoding TlyA family RNA methyltransferase, which produces MKDRADRLLVTLGLFESRAGARAAIEAGLVRVDGARVAKPAQEISAESVIEADPAHPYVSRGGLKLAHGLEAFGVDPAGRPCLDIGASTGGFTEVLLLNGAAHVTAVDVGRGQLHPRIAGEPRVTNYEATDARRLTAHMFPDPPTLLVCDASFISLEKLLDVPLSLAAPGADFVGLFKPQFEVGRDHVGKGGIVTDLAAADAAAGRFSDWMTEKGWPIHAWTASPISGGDGNAERLFHAVKA; this is translated from the coding sequence ATGAAAGATCGTGCAGATCGCCTGCTTGTGACACTTGGCCTCTTCGAAAGCCGCGCCGGTGCACGGGCGGCCATCGAAGCGGGCCTTGTGCGCGTGGATGGCGCGCGGGTCGCCAAGCCCGCGCAGGAGATTTCAGCCGAGTCCGTGATCGAGGCCGATCCGGCGCACCCTTATGTCTCCCGGGGCGGGCTGAAGCTGGCCCATGGCCTTGAGGCGTTCGGCGTCGATCCGGCGGGCCGCCCATGCCTCGATATCGGCGCCTCGACCGGCGGTTTTACCGAGGTGCTCCTGCTGAACGGGGCAGCGCATGTCACCGCCGTCGATGTCGGGCGCGGCCAGCTGCATCCGCGTATCGCGGGGGAGCCCCGCGTCACCAACTACGAGGCGACCGATGCGCGCCGCCTGACTGCGCACATGTTCCCGGACCCGCCCACGCTGCTGGTCTGCGATGCGAGTTTCATCTCTTTGGAAAAGCTGTTGGACGTGCCGCTGTCGCTCGCCGCGCCGGGGGCGGACTTTGTTGGCCTGTTCAAGCCGCAATTCGAAGTCGGCCGCGATCATGTCGGCAAGGGCGGCATCGTGACGGACCTGGCCGCCGCCGATGCGGCCGCCGGGCGCTTCAGTGACTGGATGACCGAAAAAGGCTGGCCCATCCATGCCTGGACGGCCAGCCCGATATCTGGCGGCGACGGCAATGCCGAACGCCTGTTCCACGCGGTGAAGGCCTAG
- a CDS encoding glycine zipper domain-containing protein, whose translation MVKSLLIGGMALTAMVAAPLAASAQSYGYGTPYNSACERQNKDNKTAGTVIGAIVGAAAGGAIGNNVGDNDSRWHYNRYDRRGRYGRYGRRGYWDKGNNDGEVVAGALLGAIVGGMAGNAMASNSSTPCQVATPNGGSFRADYGAYPYIAQEYSGGSIPQTTQGLYGGPQDLRTHPGASTPAPASYPAYPNTPPPRAAAPAPAPAPQVEECRTVWREVTLPDGQVIRDPATACREGYNGEWEIVGENDDELYGGY comes from the coding sequence ATGGTGAAGTCTCTTCTGATCGGCGGAATGGCCCTGACGGCCATGGTTGCCGCCCCCCTCGCAGCTTCGGCGCAGTCTTATGGCTATGGCACGCCGTACAATTCCGCGTGCGAGCGCCAGAACAAGGACAACAAGACCGCTGGCACCGTAATCGGGGCCATTGTCGGCGCAGCCGCAGGCGGCGCGATCGGCAACAATGTCGGCGATAATGACAGCCGCTGGCACTATAACCGCTATGATCGGCGTGGCCGCTACGGCCGGTATGGCCGCCGCGGTTATTGGGACAAGGGCAATAATGACGGCGAAGTCGTCGCCGGTGCGCTGCTCGGCGCGATTGTCGGCGGCATGGCCGGCAATGCCATGGCCTCGAACAGCTCAACGCCGTGCCAGGTCGCGACGCCCAACGGCGGCAGCTTCCGGGCCGATTATGGCGCTTACCCGTATATCGCACAGGAATATTCCGGCGGCTCGATCCCGCAGACGACGCAAGGCCTCTATGGCGGACCGCAGGATCTGCGCACCCATCCGGGCGCATCGACGCCCGCTCCGGCCAGCTATCCGGCTTATCCGAACACGCCGCCCCCGCGCGCTGCCGCCCCCGCGCCTGCCCCTGCCCCACAGGTTGAGGAATGCCGCACAGTGTGGCGCGAAGTGACCCTGCCGGACGGCCAGGTGATCCGCGACCCCGCCACGGCCTGTCGTGAAGGCTATAATGGCGAATGGGAAATCGTCGGCGAGAATGACGACGAGCTTTACGGCGGCTACTAG
- a CDS encoding class I SAM-dependent methyltransferase, protein MGLFDRAALAAGRARYAAAQGLRSAWYGAQMRAAKSRTTGFYRPDDPEFSPTRGKPDMARLRKAYFDLFLQDRRNVEAGLYPAPRDVSIAHLPDALKSARAFQADVEAVERRRQARDGTEVQAELPEGSNRYPEYYRQNFHYQSGGWFSDDSAELYDTQVEALFTGTADAMRRAALAEIARELKGRDQRGVSLLDVACGNGRFLKTVMNVWPRLKAAGLDLSPNYTDAARGRLAPWPQVEVFHEAAEAMPLPDASRDIVVSIFLFHELPPEVRAPVLAEVFRILKPGGLFVLADSVQFGDHDGIDGVLEYFPHGFHEPYYDSYLAWDVDAAAIGQGFVKERETLAFLTKVTTWRRPA, encoded by the coding sequence ATGGGATTGTTCGACCGTGCCGCTCTTGCTGCAGGACGTGCCCGCTACGCGGCGGCGCAGGGCCTGCGTTCGGCCTGGTACGGGGCCCAGATGCGGGCCGCAAAATCCCGCACGACCGGCTTTTACCGGCCGGACGATCCGGAGTTTTCGCCGACGCGCGGCAAGCCCGACATGGCCCGCTTGCGCAAGGCCTATTTCGACCTTTTCCTGCAGGACCGGCGGAATGTGGAGGCGGGGCTCTATCCGGCGCCGCGCGATGTCAGCATCGCTCACCTTCCCGACGCCCTGAAATCCGCCCGGGCGTTTCAGGCCGATGTCGAAGCCGTCGAGCGAAGACGGCAGGCCCGCGACGGCACCGAAGTGCAGGCGGAATTGCCGGAAGGGTCCAACCGCTACCCGGAATACTACCGCCAGAATTTCCATTACCAGTCCGGCGGCTGGTTCAGCGATGACAGTGCAGAGCTTTACGACACGCAGGTCGAGGCCCTGTTCACCGGCACGGCGGACGCGATGCGCCGGGCGGCGCTGGCGGAGATTGCACGCGAACTGAAAGGCCGGGACCAGCGCGGCGTGTCCCTTCTGGATGTCGCCTGCGGCAATGGCCGGTTCCTGAAGACGGTGATGAATGTCTGGCCGCGCCTGAAGGCCGCGGGACTTGATCTGTCCCCGAACTATACAGACGCGGCGCGGGGGCGCCTTGCGCCCTGGCCACAGGTTGAGGTTTTTCACGAGGCGGCAGAGGCGATGCCGCTGCCGGATGCGTCACGCGACATCGTGGTCTCGATTTTTCTGTTCCACGAATTGCCGCCGGAGGTGCGCGCGCCTGTCCTGGCAGAGGTGTTCCGTATACTGAAACCAGGCGGCCTGTTCGTGCTGGCCGACAGCGTTCAGTTCGGCGACCATGACGGCATTGACGGCGTGCTGGAATATTTCCCGCATGGCTTCCATGAGCCTTATTATGACTCCTATCTCGCCTGGGATGTGGACGCGGCTGCCATCGGGCAGGGCTTTGTCAAAGAGCGCGAAACCCTGGCTTTCCTGACAAAAGTCACCACCTGGCGGCGGCCTGCCTGA
- a CDS encoding porin family protein codes for MKLALASLAALAVATPAFAQGDIELGAAYSHFDADGANLDALTARGTYFFTPHVGVEGEASIGVGDDNVGAAKVELDNSLAAFGVVQMPVAERVDLFARAGYATNDYNVDVPGLGSASGEDDGLAYGVGGKVFLTDRFGLRADVTRYEGDDTDADVISVGGVMKF; via the coding sequence ATGAAACTTGCACTCGCTTCGCTCGCCGCTCTCGCTGTCGCGACCCCGGCCTTCGCCCAAGGCGATATCGAACTCGGCGCAGCCTATTCGCACTTCGACGCTGATGGCGCCAACCTCGACGCTCTCACCGCACGTGGCACCTATTTCTTCACCCCGCATGTCGGTGTGGAAGGCGAAGCCTCGATCGGTGTCGGCGATGACAATGTCGGCGCGGCAAAAGTCGAACTCGACAATTCGCTCGCCGCATTCGGTGTGGTCCAGATGCCGGTTGCCGAGCGCGTCGACCTGTTCGCCCGCGCCGGTTACGCCACCAATGACTACAATGTTGACGTCCCGGGTCTGGGCAGCGCGTCAGGCGAAGATGACGGCCTGGCTTATGGCGTTGGCGGCAAGGTCTTCCTGACCGACCGTTTTGGCCTGCGCGCCGATGTCACCCGCTATGAAGGCGACGACACCGATGCCGACGTCATCTCTGTCGGCGGCGTCATGAAATTCTAA
- the aroC gene encoding chorismate synthase — MSHNTFGHLFRVTTWGESHGPALGCVVDGCPPGLPLDEAFIQQFLDKRRPGTSRFVTQRQEPDAVKILSGVFEDDRTGGPVTTGTPISLMIENTDQRSKDYGEIRDRYRPGHADYPYDAKYGVRDYRGGGRSSARETAARVAAGAVARRTLGDGIVIRGAVVQIGPHAINRAGWNWDIVEDNPFWCPDADMVPKWEEFLDATRKAGSSTGAIVEVQASGVPAGWGAPIYGKLDGELAGAMMSINAVKGVEVGAGFGAASLSGEENADQMRAGNDGPLFLSNNNGGVAGGISTGQDLIVRIAIKPTSSILNEVQSVTRDGENVDVRTKGRHDPCVGIRAVPVAEAMMACVLADQKLRHRGQTGN, encoded by the coding sequence ATGTCGCACAACACGTTCGGCCACCTCTTCCGCGTAACGACCTGGGGCGAAAGCCACGGGCCGGCGCTGGGGTGCGTGGTCGATGGCTGCCCGCCCGGCCTGCCGCTGGATGAAGCCTTCATCCAGCAATTCCTGGACAAACGCCGCCCCGGCACCTCGCGCTTCGTCACGCAGCGCCAGGAGCCGGATGCGGTGAAAATCCTCTCCGGCGTGTTCGAGGATGACCGCACAGGTGGCCCCGTCACCACCGGCACGCCGATCTCGCTGATGATCGAGAACACCGACCAGCGCTCAAAAGACTATGGCGAAATCCGCGACCGCTACCGTCCCGGCCATGCCGATTATCCCTATGACGCCAAATATGGCGTGCGGGACTATCGCGGCGGGGGCCGGTCCTCTGCCCGTGAGACCGCAGCCCGGGTCGCCGCCGGCGCTGTGGCCCGGCGCACGCTGGGAGACGGCATCGTGATCCGCGGCGCCGTGGTGCAGATCGGCCCGCATGCCATCAATCGCGCGGGCTGGAACTGGGATATTGTCGAGGACAACCCGTTCTGGTGCCCGGACGCCGACATGGTGCCCAAATGGGAAGAATTCCTGGACGCCACCCGCAAGGCGGGCAGCTCCACCGGCGCCATCGTGGAAGTGCAGGCCAGCGGCGTGCCTGCCGGCTGGGGTGCGCCCATCTATGGCAAACTGGACGGAGAGCTCGCCGGCGCGATGATGAGCATCAATGCCGTCAAAGGCGTTGAAGTGGGCGCAGGCTTTGGCGCTGCCAGCCTCTCCGGCGAAGAGAATGCCGACCAGATGCGCGCGGGCAATGACGGCCCCCTCTTCCTGTCGAACAATAATGGCGGTGTGGCCGGGGGCATCTCCACCGGGCAGGACCTGATCGTTCGCATTGCCATCAAGCCGACCTCTTCGATCCTGAACGAAGTCCAGTCCGTCACCCGCGACGGCGAGAATGTGGACGTGCGCACCAAGGGCCGCCACGACCCCTGCGTCGGCATCCGCGCCGTGCCCGTGGCCGAGGCCATGATGGCCTGCGTGCTGGCGGACCAGAAACTGCGCCACCGCGGCCAGACTGGAAACTGA
- a CDS encoding malate dehydrogenase, with amino-acid sequence MKQPVKIAVTGAAGQIGYALLFRIAAGDMLGPDQPVDLHLLEITPALDALKGVVMELNDCAFPLLNNIVATDNADEAFKDVDFAYLVGAMPRKQGMERKDLLSANGGIFGPQGKAINDNAKRDVKVLVVGNPANTNALIAQSAAPDLDPKCFTAMVRLDHNRAMSQLAEKTGTHNTDVKKVIIWGNHSATQYPDLHHTTVAGAPALSKVDQAWYSDTFIPDVQQRGAAIIKARGASSAASAASAAIDHMRDWALGTPEGEWVSMGIPADGSYGIEPGVIYGYPVTCKDGKYEIVQGLDINEFSRARMDATEKELREEREAVADLLG; translated from the coding sequence GTGAAACAGCCCGTGAAGATTGCCGTAACTGGTGCCGCTGGCCAGATTGGCTACGCCCTCCTCTTCCGTATCGCCGCTGGCGACATGCTCGGACCGGACCAGCCGGTCGACCTTCACCTGCTGGAAATCACGCCGGCCCTCGACGCCCTGAAAGGTGTCGTGATGGAGCTGAACGACTGCGCCTTCCCGCTGCTGAACAACATCGTCGCCACCGACAATGCCGATGAGGCCTTCAAGGATGTCGACTTCGCCTACCTCGTCGGCGCCATGCCGCGGAAACAGGGCATGGAACGCAAGGACCTCCTGTCCGCCAATGGCGGCATCTTCGGACCGCAGGGCAAGGCCATCAACGACAACGCCAAGCGCGACGTCAAAGTGCTGGTCGTCGGCAACCCGGCCAACACCAACGCCCTGATCGCCCAGAGCGCCGCGCCGGACCTCGACCCGAAATGCTTCACCGCCATGGTGCGCCTGGACCACAACCGCGCCATGAGCCAGCTGGCCGAGAAGACCGGCACGCACAACACCGACGTGAAGAAGGTCATCATCTGGGGCAACCACTCGGCCACCCAGTATCCGGACCTGCACCACACGACCGTCGCTGGCGCCCCGGCGCTCTCGAAAGTCGATCAGGCCTGGTATTCTGACACCTTCATTCCGGACGTGCAGCAGCGCGGCGCGGCGATCATCAAGGCCCGCGGCGCTTCGTCGGCCGCATCGGCTGCCTCGGCTGCTATCGACCACATGCGCGACTGGGCCCTCGGCACGCCGGAAGGCGAATGGGTGTCCATGGGCATCCCGGCCGACGGCTCCTACGGCATCGAACCGGGCGTCATCTACGGCTATCCGGTGACCTGCAAGGACGGCAAGTACGAGATCGTCCAGGGCCTCGACATCAACGAGTTCTCGCGCGCCCGCATGGACGCCACCGAGAAAGAACTGCGTGAAGAACGCGAAGCCGTGGCCGACCTGCTGGGCTAA